The window TCCAGATATAATGTGTAATAAAGAAATAAAATTTAAAGTATTTTTAGATTACGCCTATGACCTTGGAGCAGATTATGTTGCAACAGGTCATTACGCTCATACAATAAAAAAAGATGGAGAAGTAGTCTTATTAAGAGGTCTTGATAGTAATAAAGACCAAACTTATTTTCTAAATCAACTAAGTCAAAATCAACTAAAAGATATTTTATTTCCTATTGGTGAATTAGAAAAATGGCAGGTTAGAGAAATAGCAGAAAAAGTAGGATTAGCTACTGCCAAGAAAAAAGATTCTACTGGTATCTGCTTTATTGGAGAAAAAAAATTCAAAGAATTTCTAAGTAAATACCTGCCCGCACAAAAAGGTAAAATAGTTGACTTGCAAGGAGTAGAAAGAGGACAACACTACGGTTTAATGTATTACACCATAGGACAAAGACATGGTCTTGGTATTGGAGGAACTAAAGATACTGATGGCGAACCATGGTTTGCATGTGGCAAAGATTTAGAAAAAAATATTCTCTACGTTTGCCAAGGTTTCCACAATGAAACTTTGTACTCTGATAGTTTATTAGCAAGTTCACTATCATTTACTTCAAATAAAATTTCAGAAACTACTTTTACTTGTACGGCTAAATTCAGATATAGACAAGCTGATACAAAAGTAAGAGTACAAATATTAGAAAATAATACCGTAAAAGTTATTTATGATGAGCCAGTTCGTGCCGTAACTCCAGGTCAAGCAGTTGTATTTTACCAAGACGATGTTTGTCTTGGTGGTGCTATTATTGATGAAGTATATAAGGACAATAAAAAAATGAAACTATAATCTTATAGTTTCATTTTTTATTTTTAATTATTTTTAATAATTAATTTTAAAAATAATTAAAAGTTCAAAAACTTTTTCTAACTATCTTAAATTTTTATTTGCTATAAATTATTTAAAATAAAATTTTAATATTGATTATTTTTTATATCCTCTAAATTAAGAGTTGATTTTGCATTGAGTAATAAGGGATTTGCAAAAATATTATTTTTGTAATAATAGTAACCTACTGCCCCCATCATAGCCGCATTATCGCTACAATATTCCATACTAGGTATTAAAATTTCTATTACAAAATTACTAGCTAAATTTTTCATACTTTCTCTTAAATCACTATTTCCTGCTACACCGCCAGCAAGTATTAATTGCCTTATATTAAAATTTTTAATAGCTTTTTTGGTTTTACTTTCTAAGATATCAATCACTGCTGTTTGAAAACTTTTAGCTAAGTCTTCTTTAATTATATTTTCTCCCCTTTGTTTTGCATTATGAATAATATTTATTACTGCCGATTTCATACCAGAAAAACTAAAATTATAGTCATCACTATCAATCATTGCTCTAGGTAAATTATAAGTATCTTTTCCTAATTTTGATAATTTGTCTACTTTAGGTCCACCCGGATATTCTAATTCTAGCTGGCGAGCAACCTTATCGTAGGCTTCTCCTACTGCATCATCTTGTGTATTACCTATAATTTCAAATTCTAATTCATCTTTTAGTAAGACTAATTCTGTATGCCCCCCACTGACTACTAAAGCAAGAGAAGGATAAATAATATTATTTTCTATGTTATTGACATAAATATGCCCTGCTATGTGATGAGCGGCTATAAGTGGTTTGTCTAAAGTATAACTTAAAGTTTTTGCTACATTAACTCCTACTAAAAGTGAACCTATTAATCCTGGACCTTGAGTTACACAAATAGCATCTATTTTATCAAGACTTATTTTCGCATCTTCTAAACTTTGGCTAATAACTTGTATTATTACTTCTATATGTTGCCTACTAGCTATTTCTGGAACTACACCACCATATTGTTTATGCGTGCTTATTTGACTACTAACAATATTTGATAAAACTTCTCTGCCATTTCTTACAACAGCGACACTGGTTTCATCACAACTAGTTTCAATCGCTAAAATATTAATATCCATTTCCAAATTCCCTTATCATTATATAAGCATTTTCTCTATTATTTTGATAATAATTTTCTCGCCTTCCGATAATATCAAATCCTGCCCTCGTATAAACTTTTATCGCCTTAGCATTACTTTCTCTAACTTCTATTGTTGCTTTTTTAGCATTTTTAGTTGCATATAATTGCATGATATAAATTAAAAATAATTGCCCTAATTTTTTATCTTGATGTGGTTTGTCTATGACTATTTTGTTTATTTGATATTCATCTACAGCATACCAGCCACCACAAAATCCTAAAATTTCATCATCATTAAAAAGTCCGTAATATTCAGAATTTTCATGTTCTAATTCTTTTTTAAACATTTCTCTTGACCAAGGGTCATCAAAATTTTGACTATCAATTTCTAAAAGTCTATCTAAATTTTCTACGCCTACTTTATTTATTTTTATCATTAATTAAATTCCTTTCTGCCTCTGTTAGTCGTAAATAACTTGGTAAGGCATTATAATAATCTGTCGCTAGTACATAATCTTTTACATAAATATAATTTTTAGCAAGTGTATGCTTATCTTTTAAAATATAATCTACATTCAGTTTAGAATAATCAAACTTATTTACATCACTACCAACAAAAATAATTTCCCTATTTAAGTTATTTACAAAATCAAATATAAACTCAATAGAATAGTAATTTTCTTCTAAAATTTCTTTGCCATCTAAATATGCTACCGCATAAACGTTACCTCTTCTACCATCAATTAAAGGCACAACAACTTTGTTGTAACTTTCATTTACTACACTTTGTAATCTTAGTGTAGATAAGGTTTTTATTGGTATGTTAAGGGCAAAAGATAAACTTTTAGCAACAGATAAAACAACTCTTAGAGCTGTGTAAGAACCCGGACCTCTTGTTGCTATTATTTCTGTTAAATCATTTTTTGTAAAACCTGATTTTTTTATCACATTATCTATTTCTAATAAAATAATTTCAGATAAGTTTCTTTTGCATTCAATATTATATTCAGAAATCAAAGTATCATTCCTAAAACAAGCAATAGATAGATGACCATTAGAAGCATCTAATATTAAGCTAACCATTGTTCAATTAAATTCCTTTCTAATTTTTCATAATACTCACCCTTAGAAAAAATTGTAACTTCTCTTAGGTCATTATTAAATTGAATTTTTATACTCAGTCTTTCCCTAGGTAAAAAATCTTCTATAAATTCTGCCCATTCAATAACACAAATATTATTTTCATAAAAAATTTCTTCAAAACCTAAATCTTCTTCACTATTTTCTAATCTATAAGCATCTATATGATAAAAATTAATTTTATCGGTAGTATATTCTTTAAGAATATTGAATGTTGGAGAATTAACTGTATCTTTTATCCCCAGATGTTTTGCAAAATATTTTGTAAAAGTTGTTTTCCCGGTAGCCAAATCTCCACTAAGTGTTAGCAATAATTTTTCATCAGTTTCTTTTGCCAAAATTCTTGCAAGTTTTTCTGTATCTTCCATATTTTTTAAAATTATCTTAGTCATATAATTCACCTTTTTATATACTCTACTAGCTATAATATTATATACTAGTCCCAGCTTTTTTTCAATGTTGCATACAAGACTACTACTTATAGAAAAATAACTAATTTTATGTTATCATATTTTAGAAATAAAATTTAGGAGTTTGAAATGAATAAAAAATTATACGCTATATTATCACTTATTTTTACGATAGCTTTAGTTTTCACTTTTTATATTTTTAAAAATCCAGATGTAGTTAATATTGACAAAGTAAAGCCAGGAAACATAAATGGAATAAATGTAAAGGGAGATACTACAAGATATGAGGTTAAATTTATTAAAAAAGTAGACGGCGATACTATAAAAGTTAAGTTTAATGGACAAGATTTGACAGTAAGATACTTAAATATAGATACACCCGAAACAGTTAAAAAAAATACTCCTGTCCAAGAATATGGTCCAGAAGCAAGTGAATATAACGGAAAAATTTTAGCAAATGCAAAAAAAGTAGAACTAGAATTTGATGTCAAACAAAAATTAGATAAATATGGTAGAGCCTTAGCCTATGTTTATGCAGACGGTAAACTTGTGCAAGAAGAATTGTTAAAAGAAGGATTGGCAGAAATAAAATATGTTTATGAACCTGACACTAGATATCTTGATATTTTGAAAAAAGCACAAAATCAAGCCAAGAGTAATAAAAAAAATCTTTGGAGCAAATAAAAATTCTACAAGCAATTTAAAAAATATTTGTCATATTTTCTTTTTAATTATATAATAAATTTAATAAGCTAGAAAGGAGTAATATTGTGAAATTTTTAATTTCTTTATTCTGGGGATTTATATTCGCATTTATAGCTATATTTATAGTTTCATCTATCCTTGGTAGCAACGGAGTAAGTCAAGGTTTAACTATACAAAACTGTGCTATACTTGCTCTTGTTTTTGCAATAGGAGCTGCTGGTTTAGATAGTTTAATAAAGGTGAATAAAAAATAATATTAAATTAGAGCTGTGAAAACAGTTCTTTATTTTTATCTAAGGAGAATTTAAAATGAAAAATACTTTAGGGGCTATGTGCTATATAGATAATGGCGATGAATTTTTAATGCTGACAAGAAATAAAAAAGAAAATGATGTTCATGAGGGGTTAACCATAAGTGTAGGTGGTAAAATAGAAAATGGCGAAAGTCCAGAAGAATGTATTATTCGTGAAGTAAAAGAAGAAACAAATTTAGATATAACAAATCCGACACTAAGAGGAATAATAACTTTTCCTGATTTTGAACAAGGTGTTAATTGGTATACCTATGTCTTTACAGCAGAAAAATATTCTGGTCAAATGACAAAAAATTGTGATGAGGGAGATTTGATTTGGATAAAAAAAGAAGATATAAAAAATAGAAAAATTAATACTTGGGAAGGAGATTATATTTTTTTAGACTGGTTGATAGATAAAAAATCTTTCTTTTCAGCAAAGTTTGTATATAAAAACAAAAAATTAATTGAACACAGTGTGAATTTTTATTAGGAGTAAAATTATGAACATAAATGAAAAATTAACAAAAGAATTTATAGTAGATATAAGTCATAGTGCCAAAAATATTGGAAGTGGAGATTTAGATGTTCTCTCTACTCCTATGTTAGTCGCCTACATAGAAGAAACTTGCAAGGACTTATTAAATAAATATTTAGAAAAAGATTTGGGTTCTGTCGGTAGTAATATTAATATAAATCACCTAGCACCATCAAAAATTTCTTCAACAATTATAGTAGAAGCTACTATTAAAGAAATAAAAAAAGAAAAAATAATAACTTTCTTCGCTTTAGCTTACGAAAAAATAAATGATGACAAGAAAAAAATAGCGGACTGTTCTCACACTAGGGTTATAATAAATAATAAAAAATTCCTAGAAAAATTATAAAATTTATTTAATTACATATAATTTCCGAAAAAATAATATAAAAAATTTTTTATGACAAAAATTCTAAAACTCTTAAAAAATAATGCCGCAAATATTTTTTAACTAATACAAGGAACGTAAATAAAATTATCTATTTCTTCCTACTTTTTTCTAGTCAGTTTTTTAGTGATGAGTTTTACGCATATAAAACTTGCTTGCTAATTATTTTTTATTTTGTTGACTTTTTTCTTATAGGCTTGCATTTTTTAATTCTTAGAAGTCTAACAAAAATTTTTCAATAATATTTGCATATATTTACAAAAAGTTGGGAATGAAATTTCATTCCCAACTTTTTTAATTTTCTTCAAACCAATCTTGAATAGCTTTTAATCTTGCAATTCTTAAATTAGGCAGTCCCTCTCTTGAAAGTCCATGACTTGACTGCGGAAAAATTATTAATTTTGTTTTAATATTATTTCTTTTTAAAGCTATATACATTTGTTCTGCTTGTTCCTTAGGACAGCGTAAATCATCATCTCCATGCAATAACAACAGAGGAGTTTTGACATTTTTTGCATAAGCTAGTGGCGACATAGCCCACAATTTTTCCATATTATTTAAGTTTCTTTCTAGTTGATATTCAACAAAAAATGCTCCTATATCACTTGTTCCATAAAAACTTATCCAGTTCGATATGCTACGTTGTGCTACTGCCGCTTTAAAAATATTACTATGACCTACTATCCAGTTAGTCATAAACCCTCCGTAACTTCCTCCAGCAAGATACACTCTACTTCTATCAATGCTTGAATACTTTTCTAAAACATATTCTAAACCTGTCATTAAATCTTTAAAATCATTATTACCATAATCACCCAAGATTGCTGAAACAAATTTTTGTCCGTAACTTCCTCCACCTCTAGGATTTAACATAATAACACCATAACCCTTTGATGCTAAAACCTGCATTTCATGAAAAAAACTTTCGCCGTAACATACTTGCGGTCCTCCATGAACATAAAGAATTGCAGGATTATTTTCTTTTACAGCAAGAGGATTTACATACCAACCTTGAATATATAAATCGTCATGAGCTTTAAACCAAAATCTGTCAATTTTTGCAAGTTTAGTTCCTTTTAAAAATTTTTCGTTAGGATTATAAATATCTGTAAATTCTTCCCTTGCAATATCAAATAAGGCTAAACCACTCGGATAATTTAAAGTAGAATAAGTAATAGCTATTTTGTTATCACAAAAACTACTTCCTGTGATATGAATTTCTTTATTTAATATATTTTTTATCTGACCATTTACGTTAGCTGTGTATAAAAGTATTTTTCCTTTTTCTGTTGATGAAAAAATAAATTCATCATCATTAAGCCACTCAAAATTAACGCCACTTATACTTTGTTGAAAATCAGCTACTATGAGATCTCCTATTTCAATATCCAATTTTTCTGTAATGTTTGTTAATTTTTTAGTTTCTAAATCGTAAACGACTAAATTATTTTGTGTTACAAATTTATAAGAAAAATCGTTCAATATAAAAAGAATTTTATTTTCTTTGGGATTAGTATTAACAAAATAAAAATTATCTTCTGTATCAAATAATTTACTTTCTTTTTTTGTATTAAAATCATATTTTAATATTAAATTTCCGTACTGCCATTCATCAAAAATATTTTTTGACATCGACATAAGGGCAAAAGTATCGCATTTTGAAATGTAGTTTATAGTAAAATTTTCATTTTTTTCTATTAATACTTCATCTTCAGACTTACCTAATTCTAATTTTTTAAACTGATATTTCAAATTACTAGCTAATAGACCTACTCCGTCTGCCTTATACATTACCTTGTCTATTACATTTTCTTTTGGAAAATTATTTTTATCTTCTGACTTATTTTCTTTTTCTTCTTGTTTTGAAGAAGTGTGATAGTAAACTTTGTCTTCTTTGAATATATAATTACTTATTCCTTCTTTTTCAAAAGTTAATTGTTTTGCCATTCCACCTGACAAACTCATTGAAAATAGTTGATTTTTTTTATCTTTAGTATTATTTGATAAAAATAAAATTTTATCCTTATTGGGCGACAATTCTAAGTTAGTGTAAACACTTCCCCCATTACCCCATTCTGTAATTGCTTTAGTATTAATATCTATTCTAAATAATTTTGTTTCGTAAGTATTTGTTGCTTCTTTTGTAGTTGTTTGAGTATAAAAAATATATTTATCTAGCAAGACAGGATTTCCTACATTATTTAAATCAAATAAACTTTCATTCTTTATAAAATTCATCACAAAACTCCTTTAAGTTAAACATTTCTTTAATTATAAACTTATCGTTATGCTTTTTCAAGGTTTTGTTGAAAATTTATTAAGCATTTATTTAAAAAACAGTGCCGACTAAATTTGACACTGTTTTTTTATATTTATAGTACTTGACTAATTCTTTTAACTGCTTCTTTTAAATTTTCAATACTAGTAGCATAACTAATTCTGACATATTCGTCATACGATTCTCCAAATGCTGTTCCTGGAATAAGCCCAACTCTAGCTTCCTTGACCAAAAATTTACAAAATTCCATAGTTTTCATGGTTCTATATTTTTTAGGTATCCTTGCAAAAACATAGAAAGCTCCGTCAATACCTGAAATTTTAAATCCTAATTTTTCTAGTTCTGGAACTAAATATTTTTGACGCTCGGTATAAGTCTTTATCATTTTTTCTGTATATTCTTTTGATTCTTTATCCTTAAGAGCAACAACTGCTGCATCTTGAATAAAAGTCGGAATACCAGAAACTGTAAACAGATGATAAACTACAATTTTTTGAATTGCTTTTTGTGGAGCGACAATAAAACCTACTCGCCAACCAGTCATTGCGTGTGATTTTGATAAACCAGTTATTAAAATTGTTTGTTCAGGTATAATTTCTGTTAATGAAGTGTGCTTATAGTTATAGCTAATATCAGCATAAATCTCATCACTTATAATAAAAATATCATATTTTCTAAAAGTATTTGCTAATTCTAATAATTCTTCTTTAGTATAAGAAACTCCAGACGGATTATTAGGATAATTTAAAACTATTGCTTTTACATTTTCGTATTTTTTATAATTTTCTTCAAATAATTCCGGTGTTAATTTAAAATCAGTTTCTAATGTATCAATATAACCTACATTACAGTTATTCAAGTATGAGCAACCATCATAAAATGTAAAGTAAGGTGTTGTTACTAAAACTGTATCTCCAGGATTAGTTAAGGCAGAAATAGTATGCTCTATCGCAGCAGAAGCTCCAACAGTGATTATAACTTCGTCAGCTGTATAATCAACATTATATTTCTCTTTCATCATTTCTGCTACAGCTTGTCTAAGTTCTAAAACTCCAGCGTTCAAAGAATAATGTGTTCTGTTGTTGTCCAAAGATGTTTGAATTGCTTTTTTTATAACATCTGCTGTATCAAAATCTGGTTCACCTAAAGTTAATTTTATAACGCCTTCTCTCTGTGAAGCATAAGCATCAAATTCTCTAAGTGGAGAACTTTTTATAATATCTAAGGCTTTACTAAAAGTATTTTCTAAACTTTTTTTTAATTTCATAATATTTACCTCCTAAAAATTTAGTAATAATAGAATTAAATTAAAACTATAGGAACAATTTTAACATATATAAATTAGAAATCAAGTAAATTTTTGAAATATAAATTTATAATATTAATTTTTCTGAAAAAACATCTTAAAAATCTTGCAATATTTTTCTTAAAATATTATAATTAATTTATCATATTTAAGAATAAAGGA of the Gemella sp. zg-570 genome contains:
- the mnmA gene encoding tRNA 2-thiouridine(34) synthase MnmA, with amino-acid sequence MQGKKVIVGMSGGVDSSVAAYLLKEQGYDVVGVFMKNWEEKDENGVCTSEKDYEDVIKVCEQLDIPYYSINFEKEYWDKVFTYFLDEYKKGRTPNPDIMCNKEIKFKVFLDYAYDLGADYVATGHYAHTIKKDGEVVLLRGLDSNKDQTYFLNQLSQNQLKDILFPIGELEKWQVREIAEKVGLATAKKKDSTGICFIGEKKFKEFLSKYLPAQKGKIVDLQGVERGQHYGLMYYTIGQRHGLGIGGTKDTDGEPWFACGKDLEKNILYVCQGFHNETLYSDSLLASSLSFTSNKISETTFTCTAKFRYRQADTKVRVQILENNTVKVIYDEPVRAVTPGQAVVFYQDDVCLGGAIIDEVYKDNKKMKL
- the tsaD gene encoding tRNA (adenosine(37)-N6)-threonylcarbamoyltransferase complex transferase subunit TsaD, with the protein product MEMDINILAIETSCDETSVAVVRNGREVLSNIVSSQISTHKQYGGVVPEIASRQHIEVIIQVISQSLEDAKISLDKIDAICVTQGPGLIGSLLVGVNVAKTLSYTLDKPLIAAHHIAGHIYVNNIENNIIYPSLALVVSGGHTELVLLKDELEFEIIGNTQDDAVGEAYDKVARQLELEYPGGPKVDKLSKLGKDTYNLPRAMIDSDDYNFSFSGMKSAVINIIHNAKQRGENIIKEDLAKSFQTAVIDILESKTKKAIKNFNIRQLILAGGVAGNSDLRESMKNLASNFVIEILIPSMEYCSDNAAMMGAVGYYYYKNNIFANPLLLNAKSTLNLEDIKNNQY
- the rimI gene encoding ribosomal protein S18-alanine N-acetyltransferase, whose protein sequence is MIKINKVGVENLDRLLEIDSQNFDDPWSREMFKKELEHENSEYYGLFNDDEILGFCGGWYAVDEYQINKIVIDKPHQDKKLGQLFLIYIMQLYATKNAKKATIEVRESNAKAIKVYTRAGFDIIGRRENYYQNNRENAYIMIREFGNGY
- the tsaB gene encoding tRNA (adenosine(37)-N6)-threonylcarbamoyltransferase complex dimerization subunit type 1 TsaB: MVSLILDASNGHLSIACFRNDTLISEYNIECKRNLSEIILLEIDNVIKKSGFTKNDLTEIIATRGPGSYTALRVVLSVAKSLSFALNIPIKTLSTLRLQSVVNESYNKVVVPLIDGRRGNVYAVAYLDGKEILEENYYSIEFIFDFVNNLNREIIFVGSDVNKFDYSKLNVDYILKDKHTLAKNYIYVKDYVLATDYYNALPSYLRLTEAERNLINDKNK
- the tsaE gene encoding tRNA (adenosine(37)-N6)-threonylcarbamoyltransferase complex ATPase subunit type 1 TsaE; this encodes MTKIILKNMEDTEKLARILAKETDEKLLLTLSGDLATGKTTFTKYFAKHLGIKDTVNSPTFNILKEYTTDKINFYHIDAYRLENSEEDLGFEEIFYENNICVIEWAEFIEDFLPRERLSIKIQFNNDLREVTIFSKGEYYEKLERNLIEQWLA
- a CDS encoding thermonuclease family protein — translated: MNKKLYAILSLIFTIALVFTFYIFKNPDVVNIDKVKPGNINGINVKGDTTRYEVKFIKKVDGDTIKVKFNGQDLTVRYLNIDTPETVKKNTPVQEYGPEASEYNGKILANAKKVELEFDVKQKLDKYGRALAYVYADGKLVQEELLKEGLAEIKYVYEPDTRYLDILKKAQNQAKSNKKNLWSK
- a CDS encoding DUF2929 family protein translates to MKFLISLFWGFIFAFIAIFIVSSILGSNGVSQGLTIQNCAILALVFAIGAAGLDSLIKVNKK
- a CDS encoding 8-oxo-dGTP diphosphatase; translated protein: MKNTLGAMCYIDNGDEFLMLTRNKKENDVHEGLTISVGGKIENGESPEECIIREVKEETNLDITNPTLRGIITFPDFEQGVNWYTYVFTAEKYSGQMTKNCDEGDLIWIKKEDIKNRKINTWEGDYIFLDWLIDKKSFFSAKFVYKNKKLIEHSVNFY
- a CDS encoding thioesterase family protein — translated: MNINEKLTKEFIVDISHSAKNIGSGDLDVLSTPMLVAYIEETCKDLLNKYLEKDLGSVGSNININHLAPSKISSTIIVEATIKEIKKEKIITFFALAYEKINDDKKKIADCSHTRVIINNKKFLEKL
- a CDS encoding S9 family peptidase, whose amino-acid sequence is MNFIKNESLFDLNNVGNPVLLDKYIFYTQTTTKEATNTYETKLFRIDINTKAITEWGNGGSVYTNLELSPNKDKILFLSNNTKDKKNQLFSMSLSGGMAKQLTFEKEGISNYIFKEDKVYYHTSSKQEEKENKSEDKNNFPKENVIDKVMYKADGVGLLASNLKYQFKKLELGKSEDEVLIEKNENFTINYISKCDTFALMSMSKNIFDEWQYGNLILKYDFNTKKESKLFDTEDNFYFVNTNPKENKILFILNDFSYKFVTQNNLVVYDLETKKLTNITEKLDIEIGDLIVADFQQSISGVNFEWLNDDEFIFSSTEKGKILLYTANVNGQIKNILNKEIHITGSSFCDNKIAITYSTLNYPSGLALFDIAREEFTDIYNPNEKFLKGTKLAKIDRFWFKAHDDLYIQGWYVNPLAVKENNPAILYVHGGPQVCYGESFFHEMQVLASKGYGVIMLNPRGGGSYGQKFVSAILGDYGNNDFKDLMTGLEYVLEKYSSIDRSRVYLAGGSYGGFMTNWIVGHSNIFKAAVAQRSISNWISFYGTSDIGAFFVEYQLERNLNNMEKLWAMSPLAYAKNVKTPLLLLHGDDDLRCPKEQAEQMYIALKRNNIKTKLIIFPQSSHGLSREGLPNLRIARLKAIQDWFEEN
- a CDS encoding pyridoxal phosphate-dependent aminotransferase; translated protein: MKLKKSLENTFSKALDIIKSSPLREFDAYASQREGVIKLTLGEPDFDTADVIKKAIQTSLDNNRTHYSLNAGVLELRQAVAEMMKEKYNVDYTADEVIITVGASAAIEHTISALTNPGDTVLVTTPYFTFYDGCSYLNNCNVGYIDTLETDFKLTPELFEENYKKYENVKAIVLNYPNNPSGVSYTKEELLELANTFRKYDIFIISDEIYADISYNYKHTSLTEIIPEQTILITGLSKSHAMTGWRVGFIVAPQKAIQKIVVYHLFTVSGIPTFIQDAAVVALKDKESKEYTEKMIKTYTERQKYLVPELEKLGFKISGIDGAFYVFARIPKKYRTMKTMEFCKFLVKEARVGLIPGTAFGESYDEYVRISYATSIENLKEAVKRISQVL